AGGACGCCTAGGCTAGCCTTCCCCCACGGCTGCTTCCACAGGCTCCGGCCGCCGCGTCATCCGGGCGCGGCGCAGCAGCAGCAGCCCGCCGATGATGAGCGCGCCGCCGAGGAGTTGGTAGACCGTGATGGCTTCGTCGAGCAGCCACGCGCCCGCGCCGATGGCGACGAACGGGACGAGGTTGCCGTAGGCCGTCGCGTAGGCGGCCCCCACCTGGCGCACGGCCACGTTCCACAGGCCGTAGGCTACGCCGATGGAGAGTGCGCCGGAGAAGACGAGGCTCGCCCATACATCAGGCCCGAGCGCGGCCCAGTCCGCCGGGCCGGGCCCGAAGCGGTGGAAGGCATACATCCCCGGCAGCGCCACCACGACGGCGTAGAACGCCAGCCCGTTCGGTGACGCCCCGCGCGCCATGAACGGCTTCGAAAGGACCGTGTAGAGCCCCCAGAAAAGCGCCGCCGCGAGCATGAGCAGGTTGCCGAGCAGCGTGTCGGCACCGAGGTCAAGCGTCGTGCCACCTGCGAGGATCACCACCACCGTGCCCGCGAGGCTGACCCCGAGGCCAAGCCACGCGCGCGCGCTCAAACGCTCTTGGCCGCCCACGCGCGCCATCAGCGCCGTCCACACGGGCGTCGAGGCCATGATGAGCGCCGCGCTGCCGGCCGCCGTGAGGTTGACGCCGAGGATAAAGCACGTCTGGTAGAAGATGTTGCCCGTGATCCCCAGCGTAACGACGGCGCGTAGATGGTCGCGGAGCGGCGCCACGAACGCCTCCCGAACCCCGCGCCCGTGACGCCCTGTCCCATAGTGATGGCCTTCCCAGGCAAGCATCCCGGCGAGCGTCGCGCCCGCGATCAGGAAGCGTGCGATGTTGACCGTGAACGGGTGCAACGCTGCCAGCGCCACCTTGATGACGGCGAAGTTGAGTCCCCAGATGAGGATGATGACGAGGAGCAGCGCGTCGGTGCGCCAGGAGCGGTCGGCCACGAGACAGGCGGTGGAGAGGTGCAGGCGGTCGAACGTATGCACGCCGTCCCCACCAAGATGCCGCCCCGCGAAACGTTCACACGGCCATGGTTGGCGAGCCACAATCCGGAGGCCCGCTCGCACTTGGCATCGTCTCAAGGGACGACGGCCCACCAGCACAACCTCGGCCTCCGATTCGTGTCATCCCGGACGTGATCCAGAGCCGAAGGCCGACGAAAGTCATTCCATTCGGTGTTCCGAGCTGGTCGCTGACGCCGCATGGATGCCCGATCAGGCCGGGCATGACTTACGGTACCGTGAAGAGATAAATCAGAATCTGCTGTTGCGTGGCCTCGTCGCAGAGAGCGAGAGCGGCTTCCATCGCCCAACGTGTGTCTGAGTAGAGCCGGTCATTTCGACCTGAGCAGATGCGATCCAGACCTACCTGAATCTGGCCCAGAGTATCGTGCACCAGGACGGGGTCACGTGGGATGAGAGAGGGCCCATGGCTGGCGTCATCGAGATAATCCAGCGTCCACTCATCCAGGACGGCATGATGAGACTCGCTGAGCGGAGACTCAAGCCCGTACGACGCTACCCGCTCGAGGAGATCCTTCTGGCTCCGGTCAAAGAAAAGCTGCGCGCGCCTCGGTTTCTTGGACGTCGAGATAGCATAGTGGTAGCCCATCGCTCACCACCGCAGCAGCGCGAGGTCGGCGGCGAAGGCGGGGCCCATGGCGAGGAGGACGCCCGTGTCGCCCGCATCGTGGTCGCACTGACGCAGCACGCGGTCGAGGATCAGCAGCACCGACACCGACGAGACGTTGCCCACGCGGCGGAGCACGTCGCGGCTCATCGCGAGCGCCGCGTCGTCCAGACCAAGGCCGCTCTCGATCGCGCCGATGACCTTGGGGCCGCCGGGGTGGCAGAGCCAGCGGTCCACGTCGGCCAGGGTGAGGTCGTGCTCGGCGAGGAGCGCGGAGACGTGCGGCGGGACGGCCGCCTCGGCCACGTCGGGTACCTCGGCGGAGAGGACGATCCGCATGCCCATCTCGGTCACGTCCCAGCCCATCGTGCGCTCGCTCTCGGGGAAGAACACCGAGCGCGTGGCGAGCACCTGCGGACCCCGTGCTTCAGGCCGTGGCGTCGCTACGGGAGCTGACCCGTCGCCCTCGGGCTGTTCGAGGTCGATTTGCGTTGGCAGGCCTGCGACCGTGTTTTTGCCCGCTAGGGGATGCTCGTCGCCGACCATCAGCACAGCGGCGGACGCATCGCCGAAGAGGCCACACGCGATCAGGTTGGCGACTGTCGTGTCCTGCTTCTGAATCGTGAGCGAGCAAAACTCCTGGCAGAGCAGCACCGCGGCCTCGGTGGGGTGTCCTTGCAAGTAGTCGGCCACGCGGGCGAGCCCGGCGGCTCCGGCAGCGCAGCCGAGCCCATAGACCGGCACGCGCTTGAGGTCGGATCGAAACGGCACGCGGTTCATGATCCGCGCGTCGATCGTCGGGACGGCGATGCCAGTCGTGCAGGCCGAGAGCAGCATCGACACCTCGCTGGCATGGATGTTTGCTTGCTCGAATAAGCGGGTGAGCACCTGCGCGCCGAGTTCAACGCCTATCTCGGCGTAGGCGGCGTTGGCGTCCTTCCAGCCGCTCATCGTATGGTAGTCGGCCTTCGGGACGGCGATGTAGCGGCCTTCGACGGTCGTGTTGGCGTGCAGCCGCGCGACGCGGTTGAGATTGATCCCGGTGCCAGCCCAGATGTCCTGGAGGTCGGCGAGGATCGAGTCCTGCGGGTAGTAGTGCGGCGGGAAGCCCGTGGCGGTGGCGGCGATGTACGGCATGGCGGTGGATCGGTGAAGTGGTGGTAGGCAGAATGCCGAAACGCCCAGCGGGGTCCAGGTTTATGCACGCGTTTCTTGCAGGGGGGCTCTTTCCCCCTTCCCATCCATCCACGCGCGGGTCATCCGGCCGTGAGGCCGCCGTCCAGGGCGAGCGCGTGGCCGGTGACGTAGGCCGCCGCGTCCGAGGCGAGGTAGGCAATGGCCGCAGCGATCTCGTCGGGGTGACCGAGGCGGCGCGCGGGGATCCGCTTGGTGAGTTGGTCGAGCGTCTGCCCCATCTTCTGGAGCCCGTCGTCCACCATCGGCGTGTCGGTGAAGCCGGGACAAACGGCGTTGACGCGCACGCCTGTTCGGGCCACCTCCAGCGCGGCCGTCCGCGTTAGGCCGACGACTGCATGCTTGCTCGCGCTGTAGGGCGCATGGAACGGAAAACCGCTGAGCCCCGCCGCGCTCGCCACGTTGACGATGCTTCCGCGCCCAGCCTCCACCATCGGCCCGAGCGTAGCCTGCATGCCGTGCACCACGCCCAGCACGTTGACCTCGAACACCCGCTGGAAGTCGGCGGGGGCGATGGCGGCGAACGGGAGCACCGGGCCCTCAATCCCCGCGTTGTGGACGGCCACATCGAGACGCCTGTGCGCGGCGAGGATCTGCGCGACGAGCGCTCGGCAGGCGTCGGCGTCCGTCACATCGCTAGCCACGAACGTCGCGGTGCCGCCGGTGGCTTCAATCCGCGCGACGGTCTCAGCACCCCCTGTCTCGTCGAGGTCGGTCACGAACACCGCGAAGCCGTCGGTGGCGAGGCGGAGGGCGGTCGCCCGGCCGATGCCGGAGGCCGCGCCGGTGACGTAGGCGGTGCGCATGAGTTCGGGTCGAGGGTCGAGGGTCGAGGGTCGAGGGTCAAAAAGGTGCTGAAGCGAACGTCCAGCGTCAAGCCAGATCGCTGCATCGTCGGCGCTGCGGTTGTCGGAACTCTAGCTCGTCGGAACTCAGCGGACGGCGTATTTGCCGATGGTGGCGAGGATCTTGTACGACGCGCCGACGGTGCCGCGCACGGTGCCGGTGATCTTCGAGATGCCGATGCGACGGCGGTAGCTGACGGGCACCTCGGTGCAGCGCAGGCCCTGCCGCAGCGCCTTGATCTGCATCTCGACGGTCCAGCCGTAGGTCGTGTCCTCCATCCCGAGCGCATCGAGGGCCTCGCGGCGGATGGCGCGGAACGGGCCGAGGTCGGTGAAGCGCCCGCCCCAGATCACACGCATCAGCCCGCACGCGAGCCGGTTGCCGAATACGGCCTGCGGTAGCATCGCGCCGGGCTCCACCATGTCGCGCTTCCGCCCGGCCATCCGCGAGCCGATCACGAGGTCGGCCTCGTCTCGCTCGATGGGCGCGAGCAACTGCGGGAGT
This Bacteroidota bacterium DNA region includes the following protein-coding sequences:
- a CDS encoding 3-oxoacyl-[acyl-carrier-protein] synthase III C-terminal domain-containing protein, which translates into the protein MPYIAATATGFPPHYYPQDSILADLQDIWAGTGINLNRVARLHANTTVEGRYIAVPKADYHTMSGWKDANAAYAEIGVELGAQVLTRLFEQANIHASEVSMLLSACTTGIAVPTIDARIMNRVPFRSDLKRVPVYGLGCAAGAAGLARVADYLQGHPTEAAVLLCQEFCSLTIQKQDTTVANLIACGLFGDASAAVLMVGDEHPLAGKNTVAGLPTQIDLEQPEGDGSAPVATPRPEARGPQVLATRSVFFPESERTMGWDVTEMGMRIVLSAEVPDVAEAAVPPHVSALLAEHDLTLADVDRWLCHPGGPKVIGAIESGLGLDDAALAMSRDVLRRVGNVSSVSVLLILDRVLRQCDHDAGDTGVLLAMGPAFAADLALLRW
- a CDS encoding glycosyltransferase family 2 protein → MRTIVLIPAFNEARSIGKVIGDLPADRVDEVVVINNASTDETEANAKAAGATVVREDRRGYGSACLRGLAYVAALPDAQKPDVIVFLDGDYSDHPDELPQLLAPIERDEADLVIGSRMAGRKRDMVEPGAMLPQAVFGNRLACGLMRVIWGGRFTDLGPFRAIRREALDALGMEDTTYGWTVEMQIKALRQGLRCTEVPVSYRRRIGISKITGTVRGTVGASYKILATIGKYAVR
- a CDS encoding SDR family NAD(P)-dependent oxidoreductase yields the protein MRTAYVTGAASGIGRATALRLATDGFAVFVTDLDETGGAETVARIEATGGTATFVASDVTDADACRALVAQILAAHRRLDVAVHNAGIEGPVLPFAAIAPADFQRVFEVNVLGVVHGMQATLGPMVEAGRGSIVNVASAAGLSGFPFHAPYSASKHAVVGLTRTAALEVARTGVRVNAVCPGFTDTPMVDDGLQKMGQTLDQLTKRIPARRLGHPDEIAAAIAYLASDAAAYVTGHALALDGGLTAG
- a CDS encoding DMT family transporter, which translates into the protein MHTFDRLHLSTACLVADRSWRTDALLLVIILIWGLNFAVIKVALAALHPFTVNIARFLIAGATLAGMLAWEGHHYGTGRHGRGVREAFVAPLRDHLRAVVTLGITGNIFYQTCFILGVNLTAAGSAALIMASTPVWTALMARVGGQERLSARAWLGLGVSLAGTVVVILAGGTTLDLGADTLLGNLLMLAAALFWGLYTVLSKPFMARGASPNGLAFYAVVVALPGMYAFHRFGPGPADWAALGPDVWASLVFSGALSIGVAYGLWNVAVRQVGAAYATAYGNLVPFVAIGAGAWLLDEAITVYQLLGGALIIGGLLLLRRARMTRRPEPVEAAVGEG